In a genomic window of Veillonellales bacterium:
- the flgL gene encoding flagellar hook-associated protein FlgL encodes MRITNHMMTYNYLSSLNKSLERQNSLTEKLSDGLEIHRPSDDPVKVVRSLKFHSSLNANDQYIQNAKDAQSWMTMSDNSMQDLSSIMTEIKGKVVEASNSNPQDALQAIGASVDNMINQMVNIGNTKIGERYIFAGQNDQTAPFVRNGDVITYSGDDTKISMPIQPGVATPTQDSINLTGQEVFGAADPVTGTPKILQDLIDIKNHLMSGTTGDQKWLSDTGLDNLAKDQSQMLQSHTALGTRMATYNMAQDMLDGNNTIISQQVAGNEGLDVPKAITDYKTNESVYKMALQIGANILPLSLADFLK; translated from the coding sequence ATGCGGATAACGAATCATATGATGACCTACAATTATTTGAGCAGTCTCAATAAATCCCTGGAACGGCAGAACTCTCTCACGGAAAAGCTGTCGGACGGCCTGGAAATTCACCGTCCTTCGGATGATCCCGTTAAAGTTGTGCGGAGCTTAAAGTTTCACAGCAGTCTGAACGCGAATGACCAGTATATCCAGAATGCGAAGGACGCTCAGTCCTGGATGACCATGAGTGATAATTCCATGCAGGATTTGAGTTCCATCATGACGGAAATTAAAGGAAAAGTTGTTGAAGCCAGCAACTCCAATCCCCAGGATGCGCTTCAAGCAATCGGGGCTTCCGTTGATAATATGATCAATCAAATGGTCAATATTGGCAATACTAAAATCGGCGAACGCTATATTTTTGCCGGGCAGAACGATCAAACAGCGCCTTTTGTCCGCAATGGCGACGTGATTACCTATAGCGGCGACGACACCAAGATTTCCATGCCGATTCAGCCCGGTGTAGCCACTCCCACTCAGGACAGCATCAACTTGACCGGGCAGGAGGTGTTTGGCGCCGCCGATCCGGTAACCGGAACGCCAAAAATTCTGCAGGATTTAATTGATATCAAAAATCATTTGATGTCAGGGACTACGGGAGATCAGAAATGGCTTTCGGACACGGGGCTGGATAATCTGGCTAAGGATCAGTCCCAGATGCTGCAATCCCATACCGCTCTTGGCACCCGGATGGCTACCTATAACATGGCCCAGGATATGCTGGACGGTAACAATACAATCATTAGCCAGCAAGTAGCCGGCAATGAGGGACTGGATGTTCCGAAAGCGATTACCGATTACAAAACTAACGAAAGCGTCTATAAAATGGCACTGCAAATCGGCGCCAATATCTTGCCGCTATCTCTGGCGGACTTCTTAAAGTAA
- a CDS encoding DUF6470 family protein, with amino-acid sequence MAMLRLTISSQPIKLEYTSQNAQLDQQTILPKLQLETTPATVEIHQSQGELTIDQTPCRYSIGLKNISDFSRDIANQGKQAVLDTIGSIAEDGDRMGAIENKGDSIAQMAADSTIEEPPGITLVPIDAPIIRYEANPVQFNPTPGKINYFVEPGTVNGDYHPGSVDFRITQYPSVQIGVVDVNA; translated from the coding sequence ATGGCTATGCTTAGGCTTACCATATCCTCGCAGCCCATTAAACTGGAATACACCTCGCAAAATGCCCAGCTAGACCAGCAGACAATTCTGCCAAAACTGCAGCTGGAGACAACGCCGGCAACGGTGGAGATTCATCAGTCTCAGGGCGAACTGACGATTGATCAGACGCCCTGCCGCTATTCCATCGGTCTGAAAAATATCAGCGATTTTTCCCGGGATATCGCCAACCAAGGCAAGCAGGCCGTTTTGGATACTATCGGCTCCATCGCCGAAGACGGCGACCGGATGGGCGCCATTGAGAACAAGGGGGACTCTATTGCCCAAATGGCGGCCGACTCCACGATCGAAGAGCCGCCGGGCATTACTCTCGTTCCCATCGACGCTCCGATCATCCGCTACGAGGCCAACCCCGTCCAATTCAATCCCACCCCAGGAAAAATCAACTACTTCGTTGAGCCCGGAACCGTCAATGGCGATTATCATCCGGGCTCTGTTGATTTTCGCATCACCCAGTATCCCAGCGTTCAGATCGGGGTAGTGGATGTGAACGCGTAG